The genomic DNA GCTGTGCAAGGCGCCGGCGAAGGTGCCGGTGACAGTCATGGGTCTGGACTTCCCGAACCCGGTAGGGTTGGCAGCCGGTCTGGACAAGAACGGCGCGGCCATCGACGGCTTTGCGCAGTTGGGTTTCGGTTTTGTCGAAATCGGCACCGTGACCCCGCGTCCGCAGCCGGGCAACCCGAAACCACGGATCTTCCGCCTGCCGGAAGCCGAGGCGATCATCAACCGCATGGGCTTCAACAACCTCGGTGTCGATAACCTGCTGGCGCGGGTGGCTGCAGCAAAATATAAAGGCGTGTTGGGCATCAACATCGGCAAGAACTTCGATACGCCGGTTGAGCGTGCGGTTGACGATTACCTGATCTGCCTGGACAAAGTCTACGCCCACGCCAGTTACATCACGGTCAACGTCAGCTCGCCGAATACCCCGGGCCTGCGCAGTCTGCAATTTGGTGATTCGCTAAAGCAGTTGCTCGCGGACCTGGCCACGCGCCGCGCTGAACTGGCCTTGCGTCATGGCAAGCATGTGCCGTTGGCGATCAAGATCGCGCCGGACATGACCGACGAAGAAACCGCGCAGGTGGCGCAAGCGCTGATCGAAACCGGCATGGACGCAGTGATCGCGACCAATACCACCCTGAGCCGTGTTGGCGTTGAAGGCATGGAGCATGGTGACGAGGCGGGCGGCCTGTCCGGCGCGCCAGTGCGTGACAAGAGCACCCACACGGTGAAAGTGCTGGCGGCTGAGATGGGTGGTCGGTTGCCGATTATTGCGGCGGGCGGAATTACTGAAGGCAAGCATGCGGCAGAAAAGATCACGGCCGGTGCGAGCCTGGTGCAGATTTACTCGGGCTTCATCTATAAGGGCCCGGCGTTGATTCGCGAATCCGTAGACGCGATCGCCGCCCTGCGCTGATCCTTGTGGGAGCGAGCCTGCTAGCGAAGGAAGTGTATCTGTCGCTAATAATGTGACTGGACGAAGGCTTTCGCGAGCAGGCTCGCTCCCACAGGGTTGTGCCCGGCACAAGAAACTGCAGGCATAAAAAAGGGCTCCTCGAAGGAGCCCCTGGGCCGAAGCCCGCCGTCCGGGAAGGACGTGCGTGGTTAATGCGGTACAAATTCAGATTGTCGTGTCGGAATTAATGCCCTGTGTCAGCCGACGGCGTGAAGTTCGTTGAGTCTGTGGATTCCCGCAGTGCCGGTCATACCGTCCCAGTTGTCGCCGCGTCCTTCTCGCCAGCCGTTGATCCAGGCTTGACGTACCGACGGTAGAGTAAATGGGCAAAGCTCACGGGATTTGCCACCAACGCCATATTGATATCCGCGCAAAAATGCTCTTTCCAACGGATCACGCTTAAGTCTTCTCATAGGGTGTTTCCCTCACTTGTTGACTGTTTGTGTCGCGTTGACCTCAACCGAGGTCTGGCAGAAAAAACTCTGCCTTGGGGCGGCTCGCTGCCGGCGTGGCGAGCCAAGGTGTTGACGCCGTTGCGACGTCAACCTGTGGTCAGTTCTAACCAATGAGTCACAGCGATGGAATGACCGTTTTGTCATAAGGACGTAACGAAAAAGATGCTATAGCGATAAGTAACCGTGTATTTGTTCAATGTTTATTGAGCAAACCCCGGTATGATCGGCCTCGCGCTGGATGATGGGGTTAATTCTTTAGTGAGAATGACCTACGGGTGCAGTCGGGTACTATTCGACGAAGGGTTGCTTTGAGTCATTTTGTTGCACCAACTTTTTTCTCTGTCCTTGCATCTAAGCTCTTTTAACCCGAGCAGCGGGGATGGAACGGCACACCTTCGTGCCACGCGGGCGTTCTTGTAGAAAAGCGCCTGATTGAAAACCGGGTCGGCAATGCGTTGCCGATCCACTAGCCAAAGGCTCTGGAAATACCATGTCCGACCGTTTCGAACTCTTCCTCACTTGCCCCAAAGGCCTTGAAGGCCTGCTTATCGAGGAAGCCGTCGGGCTTGGCCTTGAAGAAGCCCGCGAGCACACCTCCGCCGTGCGTGGCATGGCGACCATGGAAACCGCTTATCGCCTGTGCCTCTGGTCGCGTCTGGCCAACCGCGTGTTGCTGGTGCTCAAGCGCTTCCCGATGAAGGACGCTGAAGACCTGTACCACGGCGTGCTCGACGTCGAGTGGCAGGATCACATGCTCAGCGATGGCACCCTGGCCGTCGAATTCAGCGGCCACGGCTC from Pseudomonas baetica includes the following:
- a CDS encoding quinone-dependent dihydroorotate dehydrogenase; translated protein: MYSLARQLLFKLSPETSHDLSLDLIGAGGRLGLNGLLCKAPAKVPVTVMGLDFPNPVGLAAGLDKNGAAIDGFAQLGFGFVEIGTVTPRPQPGNPKPRIFRLPEAEAIINRMGFNNLGVDNLLARVAAAKYKGVLGINIGKNFDTPVERAVDDYLICLDKVYAHASYITVNVSSPNTPGLRSLQFGDSLKQLLADLATRRAELALRHGKHVPLAIKIAPDMTDEETAQVAQALIETGMDAVIATNTTLSRVGVEGMEHGDEAGGLSGAPVRDKSTHTVKVLAAEMGGRLPIIAAGGITEGKHAAEKITAGASLVQIYSGFIYKGPALIRESVDAIAALR
- the rmf gene encoding ribosome modulation factor — encoded protein: MRRLKRDPLERAFLRGYQYGVGGKSRELCPFTLPSVRQAWINGWREGRGDNWDGMTGTAGIHRLNELHAVG